A portion of the Maniola hyperantus chromosome 24, iAphHyp1.2, whole genome shotgun sequence genome contains these proteins:
- the TBC1d7 gene encoding TBC1 domain family member 7 isoform X1 has product MPTMTDERNFRSSYYEKVGCRGVEEKKSLEILMKEKPWDRVKLKQFCLRFTVPAAYRNLVWKVLLDILPVYPDSHQFVWEQRTDQYNDLLYAVESLEMVDMKAPRSQILMAMWLLELEERKPPKFPETNYCSSDTFIPIANTLLQLYDNEVDVYWLCKSLTEIVRNMQKDLHKLKEAFHTMLEKEDQELYNHLVEIKALEVLPLTKWFNCCFASVIDDTSLTKIWDKICSGAPKILSFVAVMLVVTLRRNILKASTEEEVLKCVSEIPEQCEEVVANKAIELWQYYAQPQNDTLAKK; this is encoded by the exons ATGCCCACAATGACTGACGAAAGAAACTTCCGATCGTCCTACTACGAAAAAGTGGGATGCCGCGGTGTAGAAGAGAAGAAATCTTTGGAAATCCTGATGAAGGAGAAGCCATGGGACAGGGTTAAGCTAAAACAGTTCTGTTTACGATTCACCGTGCCCGCTGCATACAGAAACTTGGTATGGAAAGTGCTCCTCg ACATCCTGCCAGTGTATCCAGACTCGCACCAGTTTGTGTGGGAACAGCGCACAGACCAGTACAATGACCTGCTGTATGCTGTGGAGTCTCTGGAGATGGTGGACATGAAGGCTCCGAGGAGCCAGATCCTGATGGCCATGTGGTTGTTAGAACTAGAGGAGCGGAAACCGCCAAAATTCCCTGAAACTAATTATTGT TCATCAGACACCTTCATCCCAATAGCCAACACACTTCTCCAGCTGTATGACAACGAGGTGGACGTGTACTGGCTGTGCAAGTCCCTTACCGAGATAGTGCGGAACATGCAAAAAGACTTGCACAAACTGAAGGAGGCTTTCCATACTATGCTCGAGAAAGAGGACCAGGAGCTTTATAA CCACTTAGTGGAGATCAAAGCTCTAGAAGTGCTTCCACTCACTAAATGGTTCAACTGCTGCTTTGCCAGCGTCATAGATGACACTTCTCTAACCAA GATATGGGACAAGATATGCAGCGGTGCGCCAAAAATCCTGTCCTTCGTGGCTGTGATGCTGGTGGTGACTCTAAGGAGGAACATATTGAAGGCCAGCACTGAGGAAGAGGTGCTCAAGTGCGTTTCTGAG ATTCCAGAGCAATGTGAAGAGGTGGTGGCGAACAAGGCCATCGAGCTGTGGCAGTACTACGCTCAGCCGCAGAACGACACGCTCGCCAAGAAATGA
- the TBC1d7 gene encoding TBC1 domain family member 7 isoform X2, giving the protein MPTMTDERNFRSSYYEKVGCRGVEEKKSLEILMKEKPWDRVKLKQFCLRFTVPAAYRNLVWKVLLDILPVYPDSHQFVWEQRTDQYNDLLYAVESLEMVDMKAPRSQILMAMWLLELEERKPPKFPETNYCSSDTFIPIANTLLQLYDNEVDVYWLCKSLTEIVRNMQKDLHKLKEAFHTMLEKEDQELYKIWDKICSGAPKILSFVAVMLVVTLRRNILKASTEEEVLKCVSEIPEQCEEVVANKAIELWQYYAQPQNDTLAKK; this is encoded by the exons ATGCCCACAATGACTGACGAAAGAAACTTCCGATCGTCCTACTACGAAAAAGTGGGATGCCGCGGTGTAGAAGAGAAGAAATCTTTGGAAATCCTGATGAAGGAGAAGCCATGGGACAGGGTTAAGCTAAAACAGTTCTGTTTACGATTCACCGTGCCCGCTGCATACAGAAACTTGGTATGGAAAGTGCTCCTCg ACATCCTGCCAGTGTATCCAGACTCGCACCAGTTTGTGTGGGAACAGCGCACAGACCAGTACAATGACCTGCTGTATGCTGTGGAGTCTCTGGAGATGGTGGACATGAAGGCTCCGAGGAGCCAGATCCTGATGGCCATGTGGTTGTTAGAACTAGAGGAGCGGAAACCGCCAAAATTCCCTGAAACTAATTATTGT TCATCAGACACCTTCATCCCAATAGCCAACACACTTCTCCAGCTGTATGACAACGAGGTGGACGTGTACTGGCTGTGCAAGTCCCTTACCGAGATAGTGCGGAACATGCAAAAAGACTTGCACAAACTGAAGGAGGCTTTCCATACTATGCTCGAGAAAGAGGACCAGGAGCTTTATAA GATATGGGACAAGATATGCAGCGGTGCGCCAAAAATCCTGTCCTTCGTGGCTGTGATGCTGGTGGTGACTCTAAGGAGGAACATATTGAAGGCCAGCACTGAGGAAGAGGTGCTCAAGTGCGTTTCTGAG ATTCCAGAGCAATGTGAAGAGGTGGTGGCGAACAAGGCCATCGAGCTGTGGCAGTACTACGCTCAGCCGCAGAACGACACGCTCGCCAAGAAATGA
- the lqfR gene encoding telomere length regulation protein TEL2 homolog isoform X1, giving the protein MDRFISMWKVRELADKVTNVVMNYTEVEGKVREATSDEAWGPTGQQMQELALATFTYEHFPEVMSMLWRRMLHDNRAHWRRTYKCLLLLSYLVRNGSERVVTSAREHIYDLRSLENYTFVDDLGKDQGINVRHKVRELIDFIQDDERLREERKKAKKNKDKYIGMSSEAVVMGTRGGMGGMGVMAGGGGGGGGGWGEYSDRSTGWDDNKERNEEEEYERGEDSDGDYGHRKPQKENVYRDAEVIAESPPRSERPRLDRDGKTLNISLRSPARNKPATPIKKIDLGAAASYGKVAPSTPTSTPVTAPPTNKSQELLDDLFKTCPAPSPTPSAGNTNTSGNTTGGALLEDDFDPRAGEPKPEPEFGDFTNAFGAPQEAPVGSFADFSAFDNNNASIASLAAAPASNLDLLSELSPPPTAPPSSMGFDLDSLSGQFTATSLAPTLQPTGDVVQLPRTHKQTTEEHLQLNIRNFVDMLRAIDRIKSENDVLNVLSCFDNIKSYLPGPLTVQKVLKNDPKIFKTEIIDLYSELLGSVVRILLPHWPSFKDEVTYLFTIEEGFDISNEILTNLCGFLKEDRNNVVLEALAHITIKYAKSDAILASILDCSTNICDENKKIEIQAEWENYIQILATLPERIANRLKTTTPKEFSYENYSFVLIFHIVRCIDFMSESSFSQGTQFDLTYLSLLVSKFITNYSLSDSKAIYKLVDILIAWTDNNNADPCKFVRRKLIQTLLNRLNRQAIDKISLVLLKRSPINYRNREQCIRYLLGNNIDSNKDWHEILTFRIPFYVHPKNFRDTTIPENLIYYVSTCKNSLEILTELVLRLTKTWADVHLNNVANIDHHMHTSILLVLAVKYRVVIWRQRKSSWDLNEVKKILLKGMSKHLDVISQEFRAVGMATVEILLKMLIEVDDADKKAVDGLNFSFDELGPACMEIYETLKKVTQKCLIDDKLKKPKVNVRIINVKEILDEIADVISGSVEKPVQNTIVTCAVKGPEQTKEIVKTIISAKLDALGKKQIAEELDSDDDLQPYDMSNDLPLTAKKKPNYLRDLLEIINEAKDQESFETALATAEELVAKQLKNEDKKLAIELLDVFVHLDEKFHVDKFYKIKLNTAVAIVCAQPAVCAEHLCKEIHADIGRYSIATKVFMLDVFTEAVERIADRKKKEETEPVEPTTSTDKETSKEEVLRQRLLKKTKYFHSKQPHPFSKAKKNKFAAVSDHFFYPLISGFGYRQLTLSHHNMKQDIDNLLLLRYLAAVGTVMMASKNCPKSHVYCREIIQMVLYIRFSPDPKVQMCVISIIAAIVLVLPESMLKGEFYDTIMELSSWLVDLLTNVDLTNRFGGAKSEAAIFAGEVLHLIQTSLED; this is encoded by the exons ATGGATCGATTTATAAGTATGTGGAAGGTCCGGGAGTTGGCGGATAAGGT GACCAACGTGGTGATGAACTACACAGAGGTGGAGGGCAAGGTGCGCGAGGCGACGTCCGACGAGGCGTGGGGGCCCACGGGGCAGCAGATGCAGGAGCTGGCGCTGGCCACCTTCACGTACGAGCATTTCCCCGAGGTCATGTCCATGCTGTGGCGGCGCATGCTGCACGACAACCGCGCGCACTGGAGGCGCACGTACAAG TGTCTCCTGCTACTGAGCTACCTGGTCCGCAACGGCTCGGAGCGCGTGGTGACGTCCGCGCGGGAACACATCTACGACTTGAGGTCGTTGGAGAACTACACCTTTGTTGACGATCTGGGCAAAGATCAG ggTATAAACGTGAGACACAAGGTCCGCGAGCTGATCGACTTCATCCAGGACGATGAGAGGCTCCGAGAAGAGAGGAAGAAGGCCAAGAAGAACAAAGACAAATATATCG GGATGTCGTCAGAGGCTGTAGTGATGGGTACTCGCGGCGGAATGGGGGGGATGGGAGTTATGGCGGGGGGTGGGGGAGGCGGCGGAGGGGGGTGGGGGGAGTACAGCGACAGGAGTACCGGTTGGG ATGATAACAAGGAGAGGAACGAGGAGGAGGAGTACGAGAGGGGGGAGGACTCCGACGGCGACTACGGACACCGGAAACCACAAAA AGAAAACGTATACCGCGATGCAGAGGTGATAGCAGAGAGTCCGCCTCGCAGTGAGAGGCCGCGGCTAGACAGAGACGGCAAGACGTTGAACATCAGCCTTCGCAGTCCCGCGCGGAACAAGCCCGCCACGCCCATCAAGAAGATAGACTTGG GTGCAGCCGCGTCGTACGGCAAAGTGGCGCCCTCCACCCCCACGTCCACCCCCGTCACCGCACCCCCCACCAATAAGTCCCAGGAGCTGTTGGACGACCTGTTCAAGACGTGCCCCGCGCCCAGCCCCACGCCCAGCGCTGGGAACACCAACACCAGCGGAAACACAACTGGCGGCGCATTGCTGGAAGATGACTTTGATCCCAG AGCCGGCGAACCGAAGCCCGAGCCTGAGTTCGGGGACTTCACTAACGCGTTTGGAGCACCCCAGGAGGCGCCCGTGGGCAGCTTCGCGGATTTCAGCGCGTTTGATAACAACAACGCTTCAATCGCCTCACTAGCAG CCGCCCCGGCATCGAACCTGGACCTGTTGAGCGAGCTCAGCCCCCCGCCCACCGCACCACCAAGCTCGATGGGATTCGACCTGGACTCCCTCTCGGGGCAATTCACCGCAACCAGCCTGGCACCTACCCTGCAACCTACGG GAGATGTCGTGCAACTGCCGCGcacacacaaacaaacaactGAAGAACACCTCCAGCTAAATATACGGAACTTTGTAGACATGCTACGCGCTATCGATCGAATCAAATCCGAAAACGACGTGCTGAACGTCCTGAGTTGCTTCGATAATATCAAAAGCTACCTGCCCGGCCCTTTGACGGTCCAAAAAGTTCTAAAAAACGACCCCAAAATATTCAAAACAGAAATAATTGATCTATATTCGGAATTATTAGGGTCCGTCGTCAGAATTTTGCTACCACACTGGCCCTCTTTCAAAGATGAAGTAACATACTTGTTTACTATAGAAGAAGGGTTCGATATAAGTAATGAAATATTGACGAATTTATGTGGATTTTTGAAGGAAGATCGTAATAATGTTGTTCTGGAAGCATTGGCAcatataacaattaaatatgcCAAAAGTGATGCGATTCTAGCGTCTATACTTGATTGCAGTACCAACATATGCgacgaaaacaaaaaaatagaaattcaaGCTGAGTGGGAGAATTATATTCAAATACTGGCAACTTTACCCGAAAGGATAGCAAATAGACTAAAAACGACAACTCCGAAAGAATTTTCATATGAAAACTATTCTTTTGTTCTAATTTTTCACATAGTAAGATGTATAGATTTCATGTCCGAAAGTAGTTTTAGTCAAGGCACACAATTTGATCTGACATACTTATCACTTTTAGTGTCTAAATTTATTACGAATTATAGTTTGAGCGATTCAAAAGCCATTTATAAATTGGTAGACATCCTAATTGCATGGACTGATAACAATAATGCCGATCCATGCAAATTTGTAAGACGAAAGTTAATTCAGACGTTGTTGAATCGATTAAATCGACAAGCGATCGATAAGATATCGCTCGTTTTACTCAAAAGAAGCCCGATCAATTATAGAAATCGAGAGCAATGTATTCGATATTTACTCGGAAACAATATCGATTCTAACAAAGATTGGCACGAAATACTGACTTTTAGGATACCGTTTTACGTACACCCAAAAAACTTCAGAGATACTACGATACCGGAGAATTTGATCTATTACGTATCGACCTGTAAAAATTCGCTCGAGATTTTGACAGAATTAGTTTTGAGGTTAACCAAAACCTGGGCAGATGTCCATTTGAATAACGTAGCGAATATTGATCATCATATGCACACGTCTATTCTACTTGTACTCGCGGTTAAATATCGTGTAGTTATTTGGCGGCAACGCAAAAGTTCTTGGGATTTGaatgaagtaaaaaaaatcctgtTGAAAGGCATGTCAAAACATTTAGACGTTATATCTCAAGAGTTTAGAGCTGTAGGAATGGCTACCGTAGAAATTCTACTTAAAATGCTTATAGAAGTTGATGACGCAGATAAAAAAGCAGTAGATGGTTTGAACTTTAGTTTCGATGAACTAGGCCCAGCTTGTATGGAGATATACGAAACTTTGAAAAAAGTCACTCAAAAATGTCTCATAGACGATAAGTTAAAAAAGCCGAAAGTAAATGTGAGGATAATAAACGTAAAAGAAATCTTGGATGAAATCGCCGATGTAATATCCGGGAGTGTAGAGAAACCTGTTCAAAATACAATAGTAACTTGCGCGGTGAAAGGGCCGGAGCAAACTAAAGAAATAGTTAAAACTATTATCTCAGCCAAACTAGATGCTTTAGGAAAAAAGCAAATTGCAGAGGAATTAGACTCAGATGATGATTTGCAACCTTACGACATGAGCAATGATTTGCCACTAACGGCTAAGAAGAAACCTAATTATTTAAGAGATctattagaaattataaatgaaGCTAAAGATCAGGAATCATTCGAAACCGCTCTCGCAACTGCTGAAGAATTGGTCGCTAAACAACTTAAGAACGAAGATAAAAAACTGGCTATCGAACTTTTAGACGTTTTCGTACATTTGGACGAAAAGTTCCATGTCGATAAATTCTACAAGATTAAATTGAATACGGCCGTGGCAATAGTGTGCGCCCAACCGGCAGTATGTGCGGAACATTTGTGCAAAGAAATACACGCTGATATTGGCAGATATTCGATCGCAACGAAAGTATTTATGCTCGACGTTTTCACGGAGGCTGTCGAAAGAATCGCTGATAggaaaaagaaagaagaaacagAACCAGTCGAGCCAACAACCAGCACCGACAAAGAAACAAGTAAGGAAGAAGTTTTGAGGCAACGATTGTTGAAGAAAACTAAATATTTCCATTCGAAACAACCTCATCCGTTTTCCAAAGCCAAGAAAAACAAATTCGCTGCAGTCTCCGACCACTTTTTCTACCCGTTAATCAGTGGTTTCGGATACCGACAGTTGACTTTAAGTCATCACAATATGAAACAGGATATCGATAATTTGTTGCTGTTAAGATATTTAGCAGCCGTCGGCACGGTTATGATGGCATCGAAAAATTGTCCAAAAAGTCACGTCTACTGTCGAGAAATTATCCAAATGGTGTTATACATACGATTTTCTCCAGACCCGAAAGTCCAAATGTGTGTTATATCGATTATTGCAGCGATCGTTTTGGTTTTACCGGAATCGATGTTGAAAGGCGAGTTCTATGATACTATTATGGAGCTGTCGTCTTGGCTAGTCGATTTATTGACGAATGTCGATTTGACTAATCGATTTGGCGGAGCTAAGTCCGAAGCGGCGATTTTTGCTGGCGAAGTTTTGCATTTGATTCAAACTTCTTTGGAGGATTAA
- the lqfR gene encoding clathrin interactor 1 isoform X2 produces MDRFISMWKVRELADKVTNVVMNYTEVEGKVREATSDEAWGPTGQQMQELALATFTYEHFPEVMSMLWRRMLHDNRAHWRRTYKCLLLLSYLVRNGSERVVTSAREHIYDLRSLENYTFVDDLGKDQGINVRHKVRELIDFIQDDERLREERKKAKKNKDKYIGMSSEAVVMGTRGGMGGMGVMAGGGGGGGGGWGEYSDRSTGWDDNKERNEEEEYERGEDSDGDYGHRKPQKENVYRDAEVIAESPPRSERPRLDRDGKTLNISLRSPARNKPATPIKKIDLGAAASYGKVAPSTPTSTPVTAPPTNKSQELLDDLFKTCPAPSPTPSAGNTNTSGNTTGGALLEDDFDPRAGEPKPEPEFGDFTNAFGAPQEAPVGSFADFSAFDNNNASIASLAAAPASNLDLLSELSPPPTAPPSSMGFDLDSLSGQFTATSLAPTLQPTGLQPTPVGLLQPMSTQQQTQQTQQTTNNNQAKPSTKLGATWADTSGAININVDNLLAPRSPKAGPAPSINQLKSSPNSPAHKPTPTGLPPMNWQTPLNNNFQPNFQNNRAFVNQDNLLQ; encoded by the exons ATGGATCGATTTATAAGTATGTGGAAGGTCCGGGAGTTGGCGGATAAGGT GACCAACGTGGTGATGAACTACACAGAGGTGGAGGGCAAGGTGCGCGAGGCGACGTCCGACGAGGCGTGGGGGCCCACGGGGCAGCAGATGCAGGAGCTGGCGCTGGCCACCTTCACGTACGAGCATTTCCCCGAGGTCATGTCCATGCTGTGGCGGCGCATGCTGCACGACAACCGCGCGCACTGGAGGCGCACGTACAAG TGTCTCCTGCTACTGAGCTACCTGGTCCGCAACGGCTCGGAGCGCGTGGTGACGTCCGCGCGGGAACACATCTACGACTTGAGGTCGTTGGAGAACTACACCTTTGTTGACGATCTGGGCAAAGATCAG ggTATAAACGTGAGACACAAGGTCCGCGAGCTGATCGACTTCATCCAGGACGATGAGAGGCTCCGAGAAGAGAGGAAGAAGGCCAAGAAGAACAAAGACAAATATATCG GGATGTCGTCAGAGGCTGTAGTGATGGGTACTCGCGGCGGAATGGGGGGGATGGGAGTTATGGCGGGGGGTGGGGGAGGCGGCGGAGGGGGGTGGGGGGAGTACAGCGACAGGAGTACCGGTTGGG ATGATAACAAGGAGAGGAACGAGGAGGAGGAGTACGAGAGGGGGGAGGACTCCGACGGCGACTACGGACACCGGAAACCACAAAA AGAAAACGTATACCGCGATGCAGAGGTGATAGCAGAGAGTCCGCCTCGCAGTGAGAGGCCGCGGCTAGACAGAGACGGCAAGACGTTGAACATCAGCCTTCGCAGTCCCGCGCGGAACAAGCCCGCCACGCCCATCAAGAAGATAGACTTGG GTGCAGCCGCGTCGTACGGCAAAGTGGCGCCCTCCACCCCCACGTCCACCCCCGTCACCGCACCCCCCACCAATAAGTCCCAGGAGCTGTTGGACGACCTGTTCAAGACGTGCCCCGCGCCCAGCCCCACGCCCAGCGCTGGGAACACCAACACCAGCGGAAACACAACTGGCGGCGCATTGCTGGAAGATGACTTTGATCCCAG AGCCGGCGAACCGAAGCCCGAGCCTGAGTTCGGGGACTTCACTAACGCGTTTGGAGCACCCCAGGAGGCGCCCGTGGGCAGCTTCGCGGATTTCAGCGCGTTTGATAACAACAACGCTTCAATCGCCTCACTAGCAG CCGCCCCGGCATCGAACCTGGACCTGTTGAGCGAGCTCAGCCCCCCGCCCACCGCACCACCAAGCTCGATGGGATTCGACCTGGACTCCCTCTCGGGGCAATTCACCGCAACCAGCCTGGCACCTACCCTGCAACCTACGG GTCTCCAACCGACACCAGTAGGCCTCCTCCAGCCGATGTCGACCCAACAACAAACGCAACAAACCCAACAAACAACCAACAACAATCAGGCGAAACCTTCCACGAAATTGGGCGCAACGTGGGCTGACACCTCTGGAGCTATAAACATAAATGTTGACAATCTTCTAGCCCCGAGATCCCCTAAAGCGGGGCCTGCACCCTCGATAAATCAGCTCAAATCAAGTCCAAACAGTCCAGCACACAAACCAACGCCAACTGGTTTGCCGCCAATGAATTGGCAAACACCACTAAACAACAATTTCCAACCCAACTTCCAAAACAACCGCGCGTTCGTTAACCAAGATAATTTGCTCCAATGA